Proteins co-encoded in one Arachis hypogaea cultivar Tifrunner chromosome 11, arahy.Tifrunner.gnm2.J5K5, whole genome shotgun sequence genomic window:
- the LOC112722387 gene encoding calmodulin-binding protein 60 A — MSLKRRPEDAKHKSDTSTPDDKRPRHPPFANVVCELMRIQSVKHLLEPILEPLIRRVVKEEVELALRKHLTSLKQTGGKEMHTSELRSLQLQFENNISLPVFTGARIEGEDGSNLRVVLVDVSTGKVVSSGPESLAKVEIVVLEGDFEDESEIWMPEEFKSNIVREREGKKPLLTGDVAVYLKDGTGMVGEISFTDNSSWTRSRRFRLGAKVMDNFDGVRIREAKTESFIVRDHRGELYKKHHPPNLFDEVWRLEKIGKDGAFHKRLSREKIYSVKDFLTLLNLDPAKLRSILGTGMSAKMWEITVEHARTCTIDTTRHVYFPPSSQQKAGVVFNAVGQVTGLLSECEYVPVHKLSETEKADAQELVISAIKQGEKISSYEDEASLLEGSSHLTNVLYSESSPNTEGSSANKLLAPQKTEGPTYTPASASSPDIMSSIYSVGGTSALDDFCLPNFDSMGLRYDPTSLGFPVHQVASTLICDPDPMAHAFGDEDHLRFFDTDQDLQSAVDSFMLTRSSVAIGKAQRRWRKVTNVLKWFMVRKRKSDANQQRQLRRT; from the exons ATGTCGCTCAAGCGGCGCCCCGAAGATGCTAAGCACAAATCTGACACTTCCACTCCCGACGATAAGCGGCCGAGGCATCCACCCTTTGCCAA TGTGGTGTGCGAGTTGATGAGGATACAGTCAGTCAAGCATTTGCTGGAGCCGATTTTAGAGCCCTTGATTCGTCGAGTG GTTAAGGAGGAAGTAGAATTGGCCTTAAGGAAGCATTTAACCAGCCTGAAACA gACTGGTGGAAAGGAGATGCATACTTCTGAATTGAGAAGCTTGCAGCTGCAGTTTGAAAACAACATTTCTCTTCCAGTGTTTACTGGAGCTCGGATTGAAGGAGAGGATGGCTCCAACTTAAGAGTAGTATTAGTTGATGTGTCGACAGGGAAAGTTGTTAGTTCAGGACCTGAATCCTTAGCTAAGGTGGAAATTGTGGTCCTTGAGGGTGATTTTGAAGATGAAAGTGAAATTTGGATGCCTGAAGAGTTTAAGAGCAACATTGTGAGggagagagaaggaaaaaaaCCCCTCCTTACCGGAGATGTAGCTGTATATCTTAAAGATGGGACTGGTATGGTTGGTGAAATTTCATTTACAGATAACTCAAGCTGGACAAGGAGTCGTAGGTTCAGGCTTGGTGCAAAAGTTATGGACAACTTTGATGGCGTTAGAATAAGAGAAGCAAAGACAGAGTCATTCATTGTTAGGGATCACCGAGGAGAAT TGTACAAGAAGCACCACCCTCCTAATCTGTTTGATGAAGTTTGGAGACTGGAGAAGATAGGCAAGGATGGAGCTTTCCACAAACGTCTGAGTCGGGAAAAGATCTACAGCGTGAAAGATTTTCTTACACTTCTGAATCTGGATCCTGCAAAGCTACGCAGT ATACTGGGCACTGGCATGTCTGCAAAGATGTGGGAAATAACTGTGGAGCATGCTCGAACTTGTACAATTGATACCACGAGGCATGTTTACTTCCCTCCCTCCTCTCAACAGAAAGCTGGTGTGGTCTTCAATGCTGTGGGACAAGTCACGGGACTACTCTCTGAGTGTGAGTATGTCCCGGTACATAAGCTGTCGGAAACTGAAAAG GCTGATGCTCAAGAATTGGTCATTTCTGCAATTAAACAAGGCGAAAAAATTTCCTCTTATGAAGATGAAGCATCTCTTTTGGAGGGTTCTTCACATCTAACTAATGTTCTTTACTCCGAGAGCTCACCAAATACCGAGGGATCCAGTGCCAACAAACTTTTGGCTCCTCAAAAGACTGAAGGTCCCACTTACACACCAGCAAGTGCCTCTTCTCCGGATATCATGTCATCCATTTATTCTGTTGGAGGCACCAGTGCCTTGGATGACTTCTGCTTGCCGAACTTTGACAGCATGGGCTTAAGATATGATCCTACTAGTCTTGGTTTTCCGGTCCACCAGGTTGCCAGCACTCTGATCTGCGACCCTGATCCAATGGCCCATGCATTTGGAGACGAAGATCATCTGCGTTTTTTCGATACCGATCAAGATTTGCAGAGCGCTGTGGATAGCTTCATGCTGACGCGCTCATCTGTTGCCATCGGTAAAGCTCAGAGGAGATGGAGAAAGGTAACCAACGTCCTAAAATGGTTCATGGTGAGGAAACGAAAAAGCGATGCTAATCAGCAGCGGCAGTTGCGAAGAACATGA